One genomic region from Clostridium saccharobutylicum DSM 13864 encodes:
- a CDS encoding electron transfer flavoprotein subunit alpha/FixB family protein, producing MNFEQYKDVWVFIECFQGQPKDVGFELLGQGRKLADGLNQKLCAVVIGNNIKNAVKEANYYGADKIYVVQGEEYSNYSSDAYGNAFLKLCEKYNPNTILIGATIKGRELGSKIAVSLRTGLTADCTALSVETDTKNVVWERPAFGGNLYAQILCSDTRPQMGTVRPGAFKKPEKNVNNNAQIIEENIRMDTNDILTKVVDFIKSTEESGIKLEEAEYIVSGGRGMKNAENFKILNELADVLGGTVGASRAAVDAGWMPQSKQVGQTGKTVTPKIYIACGISGAVQHLAGMSSSDTIIAINKDPSAPIFEVADYGLVGDIFEIIPEIIKEIRSAKNIYE from the coding sequence ATGAATTTTGAACAATACAAAGATGTGTGGGTATTTATTGAATGCTTTCAAGGACAGCCAAAAGATGTTGGATTTGAGTTACTTGGTCAAGGAAGAAAATTAGCAGATGGTTTAAATCAAAAATTATGCGCTGTAGTAATTGGAAATAATATAAAAAATGCAGTTAAAGAAGCTAATTATTATGGTGCAGATAAAATTTATGTAGTACAAGGAGAGGAATATTCCAATTATTCTTCAGATGCATATGGTAATGCCTTTTTAAAGTTATGTGAAAAATATAATCCAAATACTATTTTGATAGGTGCTACTATCAAAGGAAGAGAGCTTGGATCTAAAATAGCAGTTAGTCTAAGAACTGGCTTAACAGCAGATTGTACTGCTTTAAGTGTAGAAACAGATACTAAAAATGTTGTATGGGAAAGACCAGCTTTCGGTGGTAATCTTTATGCTCAAATCCTTTGTAGTGATACACGACCACAAATGGGGACTGTAAGACCTGGTGCTTTTAAGAAACCAGAAAAAAATGTAAATAATAATGCTCAAATTATAGAAGAAAACATAAGAATGGACACAAATGATATTCTTACAAAAGTAGTTGATTTTATTAAATCAACAGAAGAATCTGGAATTAAGTTAGAAGAAGCAGAATACATCGTATCTGGCGGAAGAGGAATGAAGAATGCAGAAAACTTTAAAATACTTAATGAACTAGCAGATGTATTAGGTGGAACTGTTGGCGCTTCAAGAGCAGCTGTAGATGCTGGATGGATGCCTCAATCTAAACAAGTAGGACAGACTGGAAAGACTGTTACACCCAAAATATATATTGCCTGTGGAATTTCAGGTGCAGTACAACATCTAGCTGGAATGAGCTCTTCAGATACTATAATTGCAATCAACAAAGACCCATCAGCACCTATTTTTGAAGTTGCAGATTATGGACTAGTAGGAGATATATTTGAAATAATTCCAGAAATTATTAAAGAAATTCGCTCGGCAAAGAATATATATGAATAA
- a CDS encoding electron transfer flavoprotein subunit beta/FixA family protein, producing the protein MNIVVCIKQVPDTTEIKIDPVKNTLIRNGVPSILNPFDKNALEQALRLKDQYGGTVTAISMGPNNAKAVLREALSLGADKAYLITDRAFGGSDTYATSYILSKAIQKIGTFDFILVGKQAIDGDTRQTGSSIAEHLNINRLSHVLDIKMEGDKCIVKRQIEEGIEVVEAKLPVLCTITKESNKPRYATIKRKIDSLKAEIKEINLSDMPDTDITKIGLKGSPTRVKATFTPKRQASGEIIEVKNPKETAKNLVCKLLEAKLL; encoded by the coding sequence ATGAATATAGTTGTTTGCATAAAACAGGTTCCAGATACAACAGAGATTAAAATTGATCCAGTAAAGAATACATTAATTCGTAATGGAGTTCCAAGTATATTAAATCCATTTGATAAAAATGCTTTAGAACAGGCACTCAGATTAAAAGATCAATATGGTGGTACAGTAACTGCAATTTCCATGGGGCCTAATAATGCAAAAGCAGTCTTAAGAGAAGCTCTTTCTTTAGGAGCAGATAAAGCATATCTAATTACAGATAGAGCTTTTGGTGGATCTGATACTTATGCAACGAGTTACATTTTATCTAAAGCAATTCAAAAGATTGGAACATTCGATTTTATTTTGGTAGGCAAACAAGCAATTGATGGAGATACTAGACAAACTGGTTCAAGTATTGCAGAGCATTTAAATATTAATAGATTAAGCCATGTATTGGATATTAAAATGGAAGGCGATAAATGTATTGTAAAGCGTCAGATTGAGGAAGGTATTGAAGTAGTTGAAGCAAAATTACCTGTTCTTTGCACTATAACTAAAGAAAGTAACAAGCCAAGATATGCGACAATTAAAAGAAAAATTGACTCTTTGAAAGCTGAAATTAAAGAAATTAATTTATCAGATATGCCAGATACCGATATCACAAAGATTGGACTTAAAGGTTCACCAACAAGAGTAAAAGCAACCTTCACTCCAAAACGTCAGGCAAGTGGTGAAATAATAGAAGTTAAAAATCCTAAAGAAACAGCTAAAAACTTAGTTTGCAAACTATTAGAAGCAAAATTGTTATAA
- a CDS encoding iron-containing alcohol dehydrogenase family protein, with protein MSNYSVFLPSYSIGEDVYKEIPNICEPYGKKAVVVGGKTAMLKVREALLEGIKGSNIEIVDFVWFGGDSSYENVEMLKKNPVVAKADMIFAVGGGRSLDTSKTMCDQTGQPIFVFPTIASNCAAITATTVIYDANHVFKELYFPKKPATHCFINTKIIAEAPSNFIWAGIGDALSKEYECTFSSRGDKLDHTNLLGVDISRNCVEPLLKYGKKAYEDSKLHKVSDELEQVILNIIITTGLVSVLVINDYNSCLAHSVYYGCTTLEKIEKNHLHGEVVSYGVLVMLTCDKQFEERDRVYKFNKSVGLPTCLAHIEVEEKDLDKILRKAMETGDIKHVPYEITTEMIYNAIMDLENVAL; from the coding sequence ATGAGTAATTACAGTGTATTTTTACCAAGTTATAGTATAGGAGAAGATGTTTACAAAGAAATTCCTAATATTTGTGAGCCTTATGGAAAGAAAGCTGTGGTAGTTGGTGGTAAAACAGCAATGCTAAAAGTTAGAGAAGCACTTTTAGAAGGCATTAAAGGTTCAAATATAGAGATAGTAGATTTTGTATGGTTTGGCGGGGACTCATCATATGAAAATGTAGAAATGCTAAAAAAAAATCCAGTAGTTGCAAAAGCTGATATGATCTTTGCAGTTGGCGGTGGAAGAAGCCTTGATACAAGCAAAACAATGTGTGACCAAACTGGACAACCAATATTCGTATTTCCAACAATAGCTTCAAATTGTGCAGCTATAACAGCAACAACAGTGATTTATGATGCTAATCATGTATTTAAAGAATTATATTTTCCTAAAAAACCAGCAACACACTGCTTTATTAATACCAAAATAATAGCAGAAGCACCAAGTAATTTCATTTGGGCTGGTATAGGAGATGCATTATCAAAAGAATATGAATGCACATTCTCATCAAGAGGTGATAAACTAGATCATACTAATCTTTTAGGTGTTGATATAAGTCGTAATTGCGTAGAACCACTTTTAAAATATGGTAAAAAAGCTTATGAAGATTCTAAACTTCACAAAGTATCAGATGAATTAGAACAAGTAATTCTTAACATAATAATTACTACAGGGCTTGTATCAGTTCTTGTAATAAATGATTACAATAGTTGTCTTGCTCATTCAGTATATTATGGATGCACTACATTGGAGAAAATAGAAAAAAATCATCTTCATGGTGAAGTTGTTTCTTATGGTGTTTTAGTTATGCTTACATGTGACAAACAATTTGAAGAACGTGATAGAGTTTATAAATTCAATAAGAGTGTTGGACTTCCAACATGTTTAGCACATATTGAAGTAGAAGAAAAAGATCTTGATAAGATCCTACGTAAAGCAATGGAAACAGGGGATATAAAACATGTACCATATGAGATAACAACAGAAATGATTTATAATGCAATAATGGATTTAGAAAATGTAGCATTATAA
- a CDS encoding acyl-CoA dehydrogenase family protein yields MSKLNETEFKAYLKQIRELAEGPFEEIQKEVEVTNKFPKEFFKLAIENNLYRCCLPVKYGGWGLNELEILQVQEEFSRGPGGMRMHLHYAADMNWRILDDFGNKELKDEYMNKFADKTIFTCFALTEETGGTGADLHTMAVKDGDDYILNGEKTLISHTDCCEFAYVIAVTNPTAPKDKRLSAFFVPVNTPGYETVPMPHMMGCRGAGHAGLRFTNMRLNKKYLLGKEGDGLKIAMHSLSVSRAHIAVSNLGMAQRMLEMSIARAKDRVTFGKPLIKRQAIQQTIADMGTEIYALRMMVYDFAKDYEEGKDIEMKAAMCKLHSINTVKLVSDYCLEIFGGIGYFEDNPYGPVERLYRDCRAMWLEEGPRTVQRLTVSRKLIASGGVID; encoded by the coding sequence ATGTCAAAATTAAATGAAACCGAGTTTAAGGCGTATTTAAAACAAATCAGAGAATTAGCAGAAGGTCCTTTTGAAGAGATTCAAAAAGAAGTTGAGGTAACTAACAAGTTTCCAAAGGAATTTTTTAAATTAGCGATTGAGAATAACTTATATAGATGCTGTTTACCAGTTAAATATGGCGGATGGGGATTAAATGAATTAGAAATTTTACAAGTACAAGAAGAGTTTAGTAGAGGTCCAGGAGGAATGCGTATGCATCTTCATTATGCAGCAGACATGAACTGGAGAATACTTGATGATTTTGGAAATAAAGAATTGAAAGATGAATATATGAATAAGTTTGCCGATAAAACAATATTTACTTGTTTCGCATTAACTGAAGAAACAGGTGGCACAGGTGCAGATTTGCATACAATGGCTGTAAAAGATGGCGATGATTATATTCTTAATGGTGAAAAAACATTAATTTCACATACTGATTGTTGTGAATTTGCATATGTAATAGCTGTTACTAATCCAACTGCTCCAAAGGATAAAAGATTATCTGCATTTTTCGTACCAGTTAATACTCCAGGTTATGAAACTGTTCCAATGCCTCATATGATGGGCTGCCGTGGAGCTGGACATGCTGGATTGAGATTTACTAATATGAGACTTAATAAGAAATATTTACTTGGTAAAGAAGGCGATGGCCTTAAAATTGCAATGCACTCTTTATCTGTATCTAGAGCTCATATTGCAGTAAGTAATCTTGGTATGGCTCAAAGAATGTTAGAAATGTCAATTGCAAGAGCAAAAGATAGAGTAACCTTTGGTAAGCCATTAATTAAAAGACAAGCAATTCAACAAACAATTGCTGATATGGGAACTGAGATCTATGCATTAAGAATGATGGTTTATGATTTTGCAAAGGATTACGAAGAAGGTAAAGACATCGAAATGAAAGCTGCTATGTGTAAACTTCATAGCATAAACACTGTTAAATTAGTATCTGATTACTGTTTAGAGATATTTGGTGGTATTGGATACTTTGAAGATAATCCTTATGGACCAGTTGAAAGATTATATCGTGACTGTAGAGCAATGTGGTTAGAAGAAGGACCTAGAACAGTTCAAAGATTAACAGTTTCAAGAAAATTAATCGCAAGTGGCGGAGTTATTGATTAA
- a CDS encoding acyl-CoA dehydrogenase family protein, whose product MSLIYTNEQKELIAMVKEMAENEIKPYVQESDEKGECPRELFKCAFDMGLHMLEIPEEYGGTGLSYETTAMIFEELAKVDAGYAISFVTTFVALRNVILSGTKKQGKYFADVIGKGNFAGFALTEPNAGSDPAAMRGTAVKDGEDYILNATKTFITNGALASLIVGFFKTQKEAGHNGISAFIIDANSPGITIGKHENKMGLRLSNTTDVTFQDVRVPASNMIGAEGSGFKLALNALNLSRAFVATLAVGIMQRALDESVKYSKERKQFDKPLIKFQMVQQMLADMAIKTEASRVLVNNTMKLMDKGDLVRKEGSITKAFVSDCAQEVTSNAVQIFGGYGYSKEYPVEKLMRDCKVFQIFEGTNQIQRMTIASVLEKEYK is encoded by the coding sequence ATGAGCTTAATATACACAAACGAGCAAAAGGAACTAATTGCTATGGTAAAAGAAATGGCAGAAAATGAAATTAAGCCATATGTTCAGGAATCAGACGAAAAAGGTGAATGTCCAAGAGAATTATTTAAATGTGCTTTTGATATGGGGCTTCATATGCTTGAAATACCTGAAGAATACGGTGGAACTGGTTTAAGCTATGAAACTACAGCTATGATTTTTGAGGAATTAGCAAAAGTAGATGCTGGTTATGCAATTAGTTTTGTTACCACATTTGTTGCATTAAGAAATGTAATTCTTTCAGGCACTAAAAAACAGGGCAAATATTTTGCAGATGTTATTGGAAAAGGTAATTTTGCAGGTTTTGCTCTTACAGAACCAAATGCAGGATCTGATCCTGCTGCAATGAGAGGTACTGCTGTTAAAGATGGTGAGGATTATATTTTAAATGCAACAAAAACTTTTATTACTAATGGTGCATTAGCTTCTTTAATTGTAGGTTTCTTTAAAACTCAAAAAGAAGCTGGACATAATGGAATTTCTGCATTTATTATAGATGCAAATTCACCTGGAATTACAATTGGAAAACATGAAAATAAAATGGGACTTCGTTTATCTAATACTACAGATGTTACTTTTCAAGATGTAAGAGTTCCAGCATCTAATATGATTGGAGCTGAAGGATCTGGATTTAAGCTAGCTTTAAATGCATTAAATTTATCAAGAGCATTTGTAGCAACTTTGGCAGTAGGTATTATGCAAAGAGCTCTAGATGAATCAGTAAAATATTCAAAAGAAAGAAAACAATTTGATAAGCCTTTGATTAAATTCCAAATGGTACAGCAAATGTTGGCTGATATGGCAATTAAAACAGAGGCTTCAAGGGTTCTTGTAAATAATACAATGAAATTAATGGATAAGGGAGATTTAGTTCGTAAAGAAGGTTCAATAACTAAAGCTTTTGTATCAGACTGTGCGCAAGAAGTAACATCTAATGCAGTTCAGATTTTTGGTGGCTATGGATACAGTAAGGAATATCCAGTTGAAAAACTTATGAGAGACTGCAAGGTATTCCAAATTTTTGAAGGCACTAATCAAATTCAAAGAATGACAATAGCTAGTGTTTTAGAAAAGGAATATAAGTAA
- a CDS encoding CaiB/BaiF CoA transferase family protein gives MEPLKGIKVVDLTTYLAAPTTVRVMGEWGAELIKIESKKGDPAREQGSVFNMPYSNDENLAFDVANMNKRFITINLKTKHGLEVAYKLLGQADVFVTNTRTKSLVKLGLDYNTLKEKFPKLIFAQVLGYGENGPEKDTAGFDATCYMARGGVLATTVDKGGSPMNPSNGYGDFQVSMCLLSGICGALYNREKTGKGDKVTVSLHHTAVFMQSVAMISAQYGNKYPKSRKEIPNPFNNCYRTKDNKWVVMCCPEYDRDFDKIMSLLGRKDMVGNTKYNKCAYVNANNLNHEVVDILDYAISKINRDDLMKILKENDLACEAGYEPLDIYKDEQVWANNILTKVGYPSGERMIPTNPVLFGSFPKPKLKTCKPQGMHTEEIMKQLNYSAEEIELYMKEGAIEGLKLID, from the coding sequence ATGGAACCTTTAAAAGGAATTAAAGTAGTAGATTTGACTACCTATTTAGCAGCACCTACTACTGTTAGAGTAATGGGTGAATGGGGAGCTGAATTAATTAAAATAGAATCTAAAAAAGGAGATCCAGCAAGAGAACAGGGCTCAGTATTTAACATGCCTTATAGTAATGATGAAAATTTAGCTTTTGATGTAGCTAATATGAATAAGAGATTTATTACTATAAATTTGAAGACAAAACATGGTTTAGAGGTAGCGTATAAGTTATTAGGTCAAGCAGATGTATTTGTTACTAATACAAGAACAAAATCATTAGTTAAGCTTGGTTTGGACTATAATACTTTAAAAGAAAAATTTCCTAAGCTTATTTTCGCCCAAGTATTAGGATATGGGGAAAATGGGCCTGAAAAAGATACCGCTGGCTTTGACGCAACTTGTTATATGGCAAGAGGAGGAGTTCTTGCGACAACTGTAGATAAAGGTGGTTCACCAATGAATCCAAGCAATGGATATGGAGACTTTCAGGTTTCAATGTGCTTATTATCAGGTATTTGTGGTGCACTTTATAACAGAGAAAAGACTGGAAAAGGAGATAAGGTAACAGTTAGTCTTCACCATACAGCAGTATTTATGCAAAGTGTTGCAATGATTTCTGCTCAATATGGAAATAAGTATCCAAAGAGCAGAAAAGAAATTCCAAATCCATTTAATAATTGCTATCGAACAAAAGATAATAAATGGGTTGTAATGTGTTGCCCAGAATATGATAGAGATTTTGATAAAATTATGAGCTTATTAGGAAGAAAAGATATGGTCGGAAACACCAAGTATAATAAGTGTGCTTACGTAAATGCTAATAATTTAAATCATGAAGTAGTAGATATTTTAGACTATGCAATATCTAAAATTAATAGAGATGATTTAATGAAGATACTCAAAGAAAATGACTTAGCATGTGAGGCAGGATATGAGCCATTAGATATATATAAGGATGAACAGGTATGGGCAAATAATATATTGACAAAAGTAGGTTACCCTTCTGGAGAAAGGATGATTCCTACTAATCCAGTTTTATTTGGTTCTTTTCCTAAACCTAAATTAAAAACTTGTAAACCACAAGGCATGCATACTGAAGAAATTATGAAGCAGTTAAATTATAGCGCTGAAGAGATTGAGCTATACATGAAAGAGGGCGCCATAGAGGGATTAAAACTAATTGATTAA
- the add gene encoding adenosine deaminase, with protein sequence MNLKTLPKIELHCHLDGSLRPETIIDIANKECIDIPSTDVNYIQKEITAPLECRSLDEYLKAFAIPNLVMQSKESLRRITFELFEDAAKENVKYMEVRFAPLLHTIKGLTVEEIIQSVIDGITDAEEKYDIKGNVILSCMRTMSADKAFEVVEKGKTFLGKGVVAVDLCASEEEGFCKKFVEPIKLAKQYGYRVTIHAGETGIGKNVLDAVQLLDAERIGHGVFIKDCDEAYKIVKERNVTLEMCPTSNVQTKAVNSFSEHPIYNFHKDEVKITLNTDNRTVSNTNMTNEIHIIADTFHIDFEDYKQIYYNSVEASFADSNTKEKLKKYI encoded by the coding sequence ATGAACTTAAAAACTTTACCTAAGATAGAATTACATTGCCATTTAGATGGAAGTCTTAGACCAGAAACAATAATAGATATAGCAAATAAGGAATGTATTGATATTCCTTCAACAGATGTTAATTATATTCAAAAAGAAATTACAGCTCCATTAGAATGTAGATCCCTTGATGAATATTTAAAAGCATTTGCCATTCCCAATCTAGTAATGCAATCAAAAGAGAGTTTAAGAAGAATCACTTTTGAGCTTTTTGAAGATGCAGCTAAAGAAAATGTGAAATATATGGAGGTAAGATTTGCTCCATTGCTTCATACTATAAAGGGATTAACAGTAGAAGAAATAATCCAAAGTGTAATAGACGGCATTACAGATGCTGAAGAGAAATATGATATTAAAGGAAATGTAATATTATCATGTATGAGAACTATGAGTGCAGATAAAGCTTTTGAAGTAGTAGAAAAGGGAAAAACATTTCTTGGAAAAGGTGTTGTTGCAGTAGATTTATGTGCCTCTGAGGAAGAAGGCTTTTGTAAAAAATTTGTAGAACCTATTAAATTAGCTAAGCAATATGGATATAGAGTTACTATTCATGCAGGTGAAACTGGAATAGGTAAGAATGTATTAGATGCTGTACAGCTTTTAGATGCTGAAAGAATTGGACATGGAGTATTTATAAAAGATTGCGATGAAGCTTATAAAATTGTAAAGGAAAGAAACGTTACACTTGAGATGTGTCCGACAAGTAATGTACAAACTAAAGCAGTTAACAGCTTCTCTGAGCATCCAATATATAATTTTCACAAAGATGAAGTAAAAATAACTTTAAACACTGATAATAGAACTGTATCAAATACAAATATGACAAACGAGATACATATAATAGCTGATACTTTTCATATAGATTTTGAAGATTATAAACAAATTTACTACAATAGTGTAGAAGCAAGTTTTGCTGACTCAAATACAAAAGAAAAGCTGAAAAAATATATATAA
- a CDS encoding AMP-binding protein, whose amino-acid sequence MLGEVKINDNQKKIYEEMGYWGKKTLIDYWNECVKKHGNREYIVDDIGNRYTYKEVDEKAGAIASYFVEIGIKPLDIVSFQLPVWSEFIFLTVACIKLGAIINPIGMCYNPEEVSKLLNQTESKLYICPTLYHNTNYEEVISSIKKNVKKLKTIILVDKLKEKKVTIMF is encoded by the coding sequence ATGTTAGGTGAAGTAAAAATAAATGATAATCAAAAAAAAATATATGAAGAAATGGGCTATTGGGGAAAGAAAACTCTTATAGATTACTGGAATGAATGTGTAAAAAAGCATGGAAATCGTGAATATATAGTAGATGATATTGGAAACAGGTATACTTATAAAGAAGTGGATGAAAAAGCTGGAGCCATAGCTTCTTATTTTGTGGAAATAGGAATTAAACCATTAGATATAGTATCTTTTCAGCTACCTGTATGGAGCGAATTTATTTTTCTAACTGTTGCATGTATAAAGTTAGGAGCTATAATTAACCCTATTGGTATGTGTTATAATCCAGAAGAAGTTTCTAAGCTTTTAAATCAGACTGAAAGTAAACTTTATATTTGCCCTACATTGTATCATAACACTAATTATGAAGAAGTGATTTCATCAATTAAGAAGAATGTAAAAAAATTAAAAACTATTATATTAGTTGATAAACTTAAAGAAAAAAAGGTAACTATAATGTTTTAA
- a CDS encoding protein CryBP1, with the protein MKDIQDIMKEMNNLNNEIEVALDEDAVEIANAVQDPPCSDNCFGTGGEIETNCSQLPNQTRNVPFTCKICAPNGFRFPNGPITSAPIAFDVSCLHCFVEPCNCPSAATGRSFAVRIVGCIKFIINAPTTPQSGQCRPDGTVFLCCSDSVCVDNTICFGCNRVAALIECGLIEATITANPCNIGLRDFRITFSENRTEANIVGTFILPGCVPLRGSAAAAIADE; encoded by the coding sequence ATGAAAGATATACAAGATATAATGAAAGAGATGAACAATTTAAATAATGAAATAGAAGTAGCATTAGATGAAGATGCAGTTGAAATTGCTAATGCAGTTCAAGACCCTCCCTGTAGTGATAACTGTTTTGGTACTGGCGGTGAAATCGAAACTAATTGCAGTCAACTCCCTAACCAAACACGAAATGTACCATTTACTTGTAAAATATGTGCTCCGAACGGTTTCAGATTTCCAAACGGGCCCATTACTAGCGCTCCAATAGCATTCGATGTAAGTTGCTTACACTGTTTTGTAGAACCATGCAATTGCCCTTCAGCTGCTACTGGAAGAAGTTTTGCTGTAAGAATTGTTGGTTGTATTAAATTTATTATCAATGCACCTACTACACCACAAAGTGGTCAATGTCGCCCAGATGGTACTGTATTCTTATGTTGCTCTGATTCCGTATGTGTAGATAATACTATTTGCTTTGGATGTAACAGAGTAGCAGCTCTTATTGAATGTGGACTTATAGAAGCAACTATAACTGCTAATCCTTGCAATATAGGTTTAAGAGATTTTAGAATTACGTTTAGCGAAAACCGTACCGAAGCAAATATAGTTGGTACTTTTATTCTACCAGGTTGTGTGCCTTTAAGGGGTAGTGCTGCAGCAGCTATAGCTGATGAATAA
- a CDS encoding NCS2 family permease, whose protein sequence is MLEKLFHLSKNKTNVKTEMLAGVTTFLTMAYILVVNPSILSQSGMDVSAVFTATALASVVGTVIMSLVANYPFGMAPGMGLNAFFTFTICLTMKFSWQTALAASLIEGIIFLLLNVFKIRQVIIDSVPQTLKYAISIGIGFFISFIGLQDAKIIVGSQATLVTLGNLKDISVLLTCLGVVIISVLYYKNIKGSFVIGMFSVYIIGVILGVAKLPSGIISMPPSIAPVFMQFDFKGAMVVGIIPAIVSMLFIDVFDSIGTLIGLASKAGYLDEKGNVLNADKVLTADAIGSAVGACLGTSTPVAFVESAAGIAEGGRTGLAGLTIAGLFFLSLFFSPILTAIPMFATAPVLIVLGVVMMEPITKIDFSDFTEGMPVFLTLILTLLTYSITDGLAFGFVSFVLMKLFTGKSKDIPVPMYFIAIAFVILFAI, encoded by the coding sequence ATGCTAGAAAAATTATTTCACTTATCAAAAAACAAAACAAATGTAAAAACGGAGATGTTAGCTGGGGTAACAACGTTTTTAACTATGGCATACATATTAGTTGTAAATCCAAGCATCCTAAGTCAATCAGGTATGGATGTATCAGCAGTATTTACAGCAACAGCATTAGCTTCTGTTGTTGGTACAGTAATCATGTCACTTGTTGCTAATTATCCATTTGGTATGGCACCAGGTATGGGTTTAAATGCATTTTTCACATTTACAATTTGTTTAACAATGAAATTTTCATGGCAAACAGCTTTAGCAGCTTCATTAATTGAAGGAATTATATTTTTATTACTTAATGTATTTAAAATTAGACAAGTAATTATTGACAGTGTTCCACAAACATTAAAATATGCAATTAGTATCGGTATTGGATTCTTTATATCTTTTATAGGTCTTCAAGATGCTAAAATTATTGTTGGTAGTCAAGCTACTTTAGTTACACTAGGAAATTTAAAAGATATTTCAGTTTTACTAACTTGCTTAGGAGTAGTTATAATTTCGGTTTTATATTATAAAAATATAAAAGGTTCATTTGTTATTGGAATGTTTTCAGTTTATATAATCGGAGTGATATTAGGAGTTGCTAAGTTACCTTCTGGAATAATATCTATGCCTCCATCAATAGCTCCAGTATTCATGCAATTTGATTTTAAAGGTGCAATGGTTGTAGGAATAATTCCAGCTATCGTTTCTATGTTGTTTATAGATGTATTTGATAGTATTGGAACTTTGATTGGTTTAGCTTCAAAGGCAGGTTATTTAGATGAAAAAGGTAATGTTTTAAATGCAGATAAAGTATTAACAGCAGATGCAATTGGATCAGCAGTAGGTGCATGTTTAGGTACTTCTACACCTGTAGCATTTGTAGAATCAGCAGCTGGTATCGCTGAAGGTGGAAGAACAGGATTAGCTGGTTTAACAATAGCTGGATTATTCTTCTTATCATTATTCTTTTCACCAATTTTAACGGCAATACCAATGTTTGCTACAGCTCCAGTTCTAATAGTTTTAGGTGTAGTAATGATGGAACCAATAACAAAAATTGATTTCTCAGATTTTACTGAAGGAATGCCTGTATTTTTAACATTAATATTAACACTTTTAACATATTCAATTACAGATGGTTTAGCATTTGGATTTGTATCGTTTGTATTAATGAAATTATTTACAGGAAAATCAAAAGATATCCCTGTACCAATGTATTTTATTGCAATAGCATTTGTTATATTGTTCGCAATTTAA
- a CDS encoding 5' nucleotidase, NT5C type, protein MKNLNICIDIDGTITDPYYWLSYANSYFNSNVSENQITSYNIAEILNVKDIDYLRFYEKCKFEIHSKQELRDDVKKVLNELYKSNNIYFVTARDKSLELLTFQYLKNNEISFDKVLVLGTYNKVPSANELQCDVFIEDSYDNAISLSNAGFKVILIDTNYNRFPLNHNIIRASNWNEIFNIINEIQERKSIIDILITGN, encoded by the coding sequence ATGAAAAATTTAAATATTTGTATTGATATCGATGGAACTATAACAGATCCGTATTATTGGTTAAGCTACGCAAATAGCTATTTTAATTCTAATGTATCTGAAAATCAAATTACTTCTTATAATATAGCAGAGATACTTAATGTAAAAGATATTGATTATTTAAGATTTTATGAAAAATGCAAATTTGAAATTCATAGCAAGCAAGAATTAAGAGATGATGTAAAAAAAGTGCTAAATGAATTATATAAATCTAATAATATTTATTTCGTAACTGCTAGAGATAAATCCCTAGAACTTTTAACTTTTCAATATTTAAAAAATAATGAAATCTCTTTTGACAAAGTTTTGGTATTAGGTACTTATAATAAAGTTCCAAGTGCAAATGAACTGCAATGTGATGTATTTATAGAAGATAGTTATGATAATGCAATTTCATTATCAAATGCTGGCTTTAAGGTAATATTAATAGATACAAATTATAATCGATTTCCACTAAATCATAATATTATTAGAGCATCCAATTGGAATGAAATCTTTAATATTATAAATGAAATACAAGAAAGAAAAAGTATCATTGACATATTAATTACTGGAAATTAA